The following are from one region of the Streptomyces decoyicus genome:
- the ssd gene encoding septum site-determining protein Ssd has protein sequence MAETTPSERAVRTSEEPGGPLIITEDERLLDDLLRLCAAAGALPEVAHGLPARKGDWEAPPLVIVGDDCAPRLRGAGRRPGVILTGGDADDPELWRQAVALGAESVLALPDGERWLTDRIADAIEGVGPPALTVGVIGGRGGAGASTLAGALAVTAARTGRRTLLVDGDPLGGGLDVLLGGEKEKGLRWPAFAESRGRVACGALAESLPRLHSLRVLSWDRGSDVTIPPPAMRAVLAAARRRGGVVVVDLPRRVDEAVAEALAQVDMGLLIVPTELRAVAAAQRVASGVQKVLGDLRVVARGAPGRHGHGLPPDDIARLMELPLAGEVPWEAGLVADLARGVPPGAQVRGPLARFCARFWGRVADCGSEGGGPGSAARPGPAPGGGPRPGAGPSGGAVPWPAAGSLAPRAAVRKGGRS, from the coding sequence GTGGCCGAAACCACGCCATCGGAACGGGCGGTCCGAACCAGCGAAGAGCCGGGCGGGCCGCTGATCATCACCGAGGACGAACGGCTCCTCGACGATCTTCTGCGGTTGTGTGCGGCGGCCGGTGCGCTGCCCGAAGTGGCGCACGGCCTGCCGGCCCGTAAGGGGGACTGGGAAGCACCGCCCCTGGTGATCGTCGGCGACGACTGCGCGCCCCGGTTGCGCGGCGCCGGACGGCGGCCGGGCGTCATCCTCACGGGCGGGGACGCGGACGACCCCGAGCTCTGGCGCCAAGCCGTCGCCCTCGGGGCCGAGAGCGTCCTCGCCCTTCCCGACGGCGAGCGCTGGCTGACCGACCGGATCGCCGACGCGATCGAGGGCGTCGGACCCCCGGCCCTGACGGTCGGCGTCATCGGCGGTCGCGGGGGCGCCGGAGCCAGCACCCTGGCCGGCGCGCTGGCCGTCACCGCGGCCCGTACGGGACGGCGCACCCTGCTCGTCGACGGAGATCCACTGGGCGGTGGGCTGGACGTCCTGCTGGGCGGGGAGAAGGAAAAGGGCCTGCGCTGGCCCGCCTTCGCCGAGTCGCGCGGCCGGGTGGCCTGCGGTGCCCTGGCGGAGTCGCTGCCGCGGCTGCACTCGCTGCGGGTCCTCAGCTGGGACCGGGGCTCCGACGTCACCATCCCGCCCCCGGCCATGCGCGCGGTGCTGGCCGCGGCGCGCCGGCGTGGCGGCGTCGTGGTGGTGGACCTTCCGCGCAGGGTCGACGAGGCGGTGGCGGAGGCTCTGGCGCAGGTGGACATGGGCCTGCTGATCGTCCCCACGGAACTGCGCGCGGTCGCCGCGGCCCAGCGGGTGGCCTCCGGGGTGCAGAAGGTGCTCGGCGATCTGCGGGTGGTCGCGCGCGGGGCTCCCGGACGCCATGGGCACGGACTGCCGCCGGACGATATCGCCCGCCTCATGGAGCTGCCCTTGGCCGGGGAAGTGCCGTGGGAGGCGGGGCTGGTGGCGGATCTCGCGCGTGGCGTGCCGCCGGGGGCGCAGGTGCGCGGGCCGCTGGCGCGGTTCTGCGCGAGGTTCTGGGGGCGGGTGGCGGACTGCGGGAGCGAGGGCGGCGGGCCGGGATCCGCTGCGCGGCCGGGGCCGGCTCCGGGCGGTGGGCCGCGACCGGGGGCCGGACCGAGCGGCGGCGCGGTGCCGTGGCCGGCGGCCGGTTCCCTGGCTCCTCGTGCGGCCGTGCGGAAGGGAGGCCGGTCATGA
- a CDS encoding TadA family conjugal transfer-associated ATPase, which translates to MSQGQDLLEVVRRRLAEAGAEPTPARVAVALREQGRLLGDAEVLGVVASLRSEMVGSGPLEPLLAAPDVTDVLVTAPDEVWVDRGGGLERTEVRFRDAAEVRRLAQRLAAVAGRRLDDARPWVDARLPDGTRLHAVLPPVAVAGTCLSLRVLRPRAFGLGELVAAGTVPPGGDRLLRALLAARLSFLISGGTGSGKTTLLSTLLGLVGPAERIVLAEDSAELRPDHPHVVRLETRPANQEGVGRVTLRDLVRQALRMRPDRLVVGEVRGAEVTDLLAALNTGHEGGCGTVHANAACDVPARLEALGSTAGLDRAALHSQLAAALSVVLHLVRDRSGRRRIAELHVLERDRDGFVVTVPAAVWGPDGFQEAPGWGRLIRLCERGGGR; encoded by the coding sequence ATGAGCCAGGGCCAGGACTTGCTGGAGGTGGTGCGCAGGCGGCTCGCCGAGGCCGGGGCGGAGCCCACGCCGGCCCGGGTGGCGGTGGCACTGCGCGAGCAGGGGCGGCTCCTGGGGGATGCCGAAGTGCTGGGTGTGGTGGCCTCGTTGCGGTCGGAGATGGTGGGCAGCGGCCCGCTGGAACCGCTACTGGCCGCGCCCGATGTCACGGACGTCCTGGTCACCGCGCCGGACGAGGTCTGGGTGGACCGCGGCGGCGGGCTGGAACGTACCGAAGTCCGCTTCCGGGACGCGGCCGAGGTGCGCAGACTTGCCCAGCGGCTGGCGGCGGTGGCCGGCCGGCGGCTGGACGATGCCCGGCCCTGGGTGGACGCCCGGCTTCCGGACGGCACGCGGCTGCATGCGGTGCTGCCCCCGGTGGCGGTCGCCGGGACCTGTCTGTCGTTACGGGTGCTGCGGCCGCGGGCCTTCGGCCTCGGGGAGCTGGTGGCGGCCGGCACGGTCCCGCCGGGCGGCGACCGGCTGCTCCGGGCGCTGCTGGCGGCCCGGCTCTCCTTCCTGATCAGCGGAGGTACGGGCTCCGGCAAGACGACCTTGCTCAGCACCCTGCTCGGACTGGTCGGCCCGGCCGAGCGGATCGTCCTGGCCGAGGACTCGGCGGAGCTGCGCCCGGACCACCCCCATGTGGTGCGGCTGGAGACCCGGCCCGCCAACCAGGAGGGCGTTGGCCGGGTGACGCTACGGGACCTCGTACGGCAGGCGCTGCGGATGCGGCCGGACCGGCTGGTGGTCGGGGAGGTGCGCGGCGCCGAGGTCACGGACCTGCTGGCGGCGCTGAATACGGGGCATGAGGGCGGCTGCGGAACGGTCCATGCCAACGCCGCATGTGATGTCCCCGCGCGCCTGGAGGCCCTCGGTTCCACGGCGGGCCTGGATCGCGCCGCGCTGCACAGCCAGCTGGCGGCCGCGCTCTCGGTCGTGCTGCATCTCGTGCGGGACCGGTCCGGCCGGCGCCGGATCGCCGAGCTCCATGTGCTGGAGCGGGACCGTGACGGCTTCGTGGTGACCGTGCCGGCTGCCGTCTGGGGCCCGGACGGCTTCCAAGAGGCGCCGGGCTGGGGGCGGTTGATTCGGCTGTGTGAGCGGGGTGGGGGCCGATGA
- a CDS encoding type II secretion system F family protein, translated as MSAVGVALVAAVLCAAAAVRLAGGRRDDGRRRARALFGGVTEADPAVGWRGGRARKWCAGRVVEGEAGRRWSFGRWGDVGREIWCLPAGLVLGVLGGSVLPLLASVAGLLLVRRWLAARGALRARDRRAAAVIGLCAAVAGELRAGRQPAQALLAAGAPGLGAAGSAVVAAARYGGDVARALREAARLPGAAGLTGMAACWQVAVEGGAGLASGLERIAAGLRAQRDQRDELRAQLAGPRATALMLALLPVGGLLMGGALGADPLRVLLHTPAGWGCLAVGGLLEWCGVAWTVRIVAAAEDG; from the coding sequence ATGAGCGCAGTCGGTGTGGCGCTGGTGGCGGCGGTGCTCTGTGCTGCGGCCGCGGTCCGGCTGGCCGGTGGCCGACGGGACGACGGACGACGGCGGGCCCGGGCGTTGTTCGGCGGCGTCACAGAGGCGGACCCGGCGGTGGGGTGGCGGGGCGGGAGGGCGCGGAAGTGGTGCGCGGGGCGGGTGGTCGAAGGGGAGGCGGGGCGGCGCTGGAGCTTCGGGCGCTGGGGAGACGTCGGGCGGGAGATCTGGTGTCTGCCCGCGGGGCTGGTGCTGGGGGTGCTCGGCGGGTCCGTACTCCCGCTGCTCGCCTCCGTGGCGGGCCTCCTCCTCGTCCGGCGGTGGCTGGCCGCCCGTGGAGCGCTGCGTGCGCGCGACCGGCGGGCTGCCGCGGTGATCGGGTTGTGTGCGGCGGTGGCGGGGGAGCTGCGGGCCGGGCGGCAGCCCGCCCAGGCCCTGCTCGCTGCGGGCGCCCCGGGTCTGGGAGCGGCCGGCTCGGCGGTGGTGGCGGCTGCGCGGTACGGAGGGGACGTGGCCCGGGCGCTGCGGGAGGCGGCGCGGCTGCCGGGCGCCGCGGGACTGACAGGGATGGCCGCGTGCTGGCAGGTGGCGGTGGAGGGCGGCGCAGGGCTGGCCTCGGGGCTGGAACGGATCGCGGCCGGGCTCCGGGCCCAACGGGACCAACGCGACGAGCTACGGGCCCAGTTGGCGGGGCCCCGGGCCACCGCGCTGATGCTCGCCCTGCTGCCGGTGGGCGGGCTCCTGATGGGCGGCGCACTGGGCGCCGACCCCCTGCGGGTGCTGCTGCACACCCCGGCCGGGTGGGGCTGCCTGGCGGTGGGCGGGCTCCTGGAGTGGTGCGGGGTGGCCTGGACGGTCCGGATCGTCGCGGCCGCGGAAGACGGGTAG
- a CDS encoding type II secretion system F family protein gives MTVAAVAAVLCAVALVREARRVRAVRRRVPGVWGGKAERYDAGGARPRAFVRLPWRGRAATATDGVPRNGRAMEWAGPLGAAGFMVILVGGVPGVLAGLAVGYGAHRRLAHQRGAEAARLADAEVRAELAPAGDLLAACLAAGAGPREAAEAVGRSLDGPVAERLRQVAAELRLGGEPAVVWPRLAALPGAEGLARCMERAGISGVPAVESASRIAAELRAEQARAATARARRAGVLVTLPLSACFLPAFLALGVAPVLIGLAGGLLGRN, from the coding sequence ATGACTGTTGCGGCCGTGGCGGCGGTGCTGTGCGCGGTGGCGCTGGTGCGGGAAGCGCGTCGCGTGCGAGCCGTGCGGAGACGGGTCCCGGGGGTCTGGGGCGGCAAGGCCGAACGGTACGACGCGGGCGGGGCCCGGCCCAGGGCGTTCGTCCGGCTCCCGTGGCGCGGGCGAGCAGCGACGGCGACGGACGGTGTGCCACGGAACGGCCGGGCGATGGAGTGGGCCGGGCCCCTGGGAGCGGCCGGCTTCATGGTCATCCTCGTCGGTGGCGTGCCAGGTGTCCTGGCGGGACTCGCCGTGGGATACGGCGCGCATCGTCGGCTGGCGCACCAACGGGGCGCGGAGGCGGCGCGGTTGGCCGACGCGGAGGTACGGGCGGAACTGGCACCGGCCGGTGATCTGCTGGCGGCCTGCCTCGCGGCGGGGGCCGGGCCGAGGGAAGCGGCCGAAGCGGTGGGCCGGTCGCTCGACGGACCGGTTGCCGAGCGGCTGCGCCAGGTGGCGGCGGAACTGCGTCTGGGTGGTGAACCCGCCGTCGTATGGCCTCGGCTGGCCGCCCTCCCCGGAGCCGAAGGGCTGGCGCGCTGTATGGAGCGCGCCGGGATATCCGGGGTCCCGGCCGTCGAATCGGCCTCCCGGATCGCTGCCGAACTCCGCGCGGAGCAGGCCCGAGCGGCGACCGCGCGGGCGCGACGGGCCGGGGTGCTGGTCACCCTGCCGCTGTCGGCGTGCTTTCTGCCGGCGTTCCTGGCGCTCGGAGTGGCGCCGGTGCTGATCGGTCTGGCCGGCGGCCTGCTGGGGCGTAACTGA
- a CDS encoding DUF4244 domain-containing protein: MFRGGMFRRWWAELRARGADDRGMTTAEYAVGTLAACALAAVLYKVVTSGPVQALLRSVLERAINVQF, translated from the coding sequence ATGTTTCGGGGTGGAATGTTCCGACGGTGGTGGGCGGAGCTGCGTGCGCGCGGGGCCGACGACCGGGGGATGACCACGGCGGAGTACGCCGTGGGAACGCTCGCGGCGTGCGCTTTGGCGGCGGTGCTCTACAAGGTCGTGACGAGCGGACCGGTGCAGGCGCTGCTCCGGTCGGTGCTCGAGCGGGCGATCAATGTCCAGTTCTGA
- a CDS encoding TadE family type IV pilus minor pilin produces MSSSDGGAPCPGAPGPRTRGAPRGARDAGFVTAEAAVVMPVLVAVVAALIWGLMAVCARIECVDAARAGARAAARSEPRAAVLSAARGAAPRGARVALAREGDLVRVRVDAELPGVGQLTVQVGGEAVALAEETVRR; encoded by the coding sequence ATGTCCAGTTCTGACGGTGGGGCCCCGTGTCCCGGGGCCCCCGGGCCCAGGACACGGGGCGCCCCGCGGGGCGCGCGCGACGCCGGATTTGTGACGGCGGAGGCCGCCGTGGTCATGCCCGTGCTGGTGGCGGTGGTGGCGGCGCTCATCTGGGGGCTGATGGCGGTCTGCGCCCGTATCGAGTGTGTGGACGCGGCGCGGGCGGGGGCGCGTGCCGCGGCGCGGTCGGAACCGCGGGCGGCGGTGCTCTCGGCGGCTCGGGGGGCGGCTCCACGCGGCGCGCGGGTCGCGCTGGCGCGGGAGGGCGACCTGGTGCGCGTACGGGTCGACGCCGAACTGCCCGGTGTGGGGCAGCTGACGGTCCAGGTCGGAGGGGAGGCGGTGGCTCTTGCAGAGGAGACGGTGCGCCGATGA
- a CDS encoding DEAD/DEAH box helicase: protein MASNPVPPDAGARPSPGMILERLARGATRAARITHTEHLPPRIGRHADWPEQIRPEVIDAIRSAGIERPWAHQARTSEHALRGESVVVATGTASGKSLAYLAPVLSTLLDGSEAPNGRGATALYLAPTKALAADQRRAVRELAAPLGTAVRPAVYDGDTPVEEREWVRQYGNYVLTNPDMLHRGILPAHARWSSFLRALRYVVIDECHSYRGVFGSHVAQVIRRLRRICARYGSEPVFLLASATAAKPAQAATRLTGLPVVEITEDTSPRGELVFALWEPPLTELHGEQGAPVRRTATAETADLLTDLAVQGVRTVAFVRSRRGAELIALITQERLAEVDRSLPGRVAAYRGGYLPEERRALERALHNGDLLGLAATTALELGVDVSGLDAVVIAGYPGTRASLWQQAGRAGRSGQGALAVLVARDDPLDTYLVHHPEALFDQPVESTVLDPDNPYVLAPHLCAAAAELPLTESDFVLFGPAAGGLMPQLEAANLLRRRAKAWHWTRRERAADLTDIRGQGGPPVQIVEAGTGRLLGTVDAAAAHTTVHDGAVHLHQGRTHVVQHLDLADNVALVEEASPPYSTTARDTTAIAVLETDTEIPWGEGRLCFGSVEVTNQVVSFLRRKLITGEVLGETKLDLPPRTLRTRAVWWTVTEDQLDAARVNPEQLGGALHAAEHASIGMLPLFATCDRWDIGGVSIPLHPDTLLPTVFVYDGHPGGAGFAERAFHTAAAWLTATRDAIVSCECEAGCPSCIQSPKCGNGNDPLHKRGAIRLLGELLRGVPQGT, encoded by the coding sequence ATGGCCTCCAATCCAGTCCCGCCGGATGCGGGCGCGCGCCCTTCCCCAGGCATGATTCTCGAACGTCTCGCCCGGGGCGCGACCCGCGCTGCGCGCATCACTCATACGGAGCACTTGCCCCCGCGCATCGGCCGCCATGCCGACTGGCCGGAACAGATCCGGCCGGAAGTGATCGATGCCATCCGTTCGGCCGGAATCGAGCGTCCCTGGGCCCACCAGGCACGGACATCCGAACACGCGCTGCGCGGCGAGTCGGTCGTCGTCGCCACCGGCACCGCCTCGGGTAAGTCCCTGGCGTATCTCGCGCCGGTCCTCTCCACGCTCCTGGACGGCTCCGAGGCCCCGAACGGGCGGGGCGCCACGGCCCTGTATCTGGCCCCCACGAAGGCGCTGGCAGCCGATCAGCGGCGGGCCGTACGCGAGCTGGCCGCCCCGCTGGGCACCGCGGTGCGGCCCGCGGTCTACGACGGCGACACCCCCGTCGAGGAGCGCGAGTGGGTCCGCCAGTACGGCAACTACGTCCTGACCAACCCCGACATGCTGCATCGCGGCATCCTGCCGGCACACGCCCGCTGGTCCTCCTTCCTGCGCGCGCTGCGCTATGTCGTCATCGATGAATGCCACAGCTACCGCGGCGTCTTCGGCTCCCATGTCGCGCAGGTCATCCGCCGGCTGCGCCGCATCTGCGCCCGGTACGGCTCCGAGCCGGTGTTCCTGCTCGCCTCCGCCACGGCCGCGAAGCCGGCGCAGGCCGCGACCCGGCTCACCGGTCTGCCCGTGGTGGAGATCACGGAGGACACCTCGCCGCGCGGCGAGTTGGTCTTCGCGCTCTGGGAGCCCCCGCTGACCGAACTCCACGGCGAGCAGGGCGCCCCGGTACGCCGGACGGCCACCGCCGAGACCGCGGATCTGCTCACCGACCTGGCCGTCCAGGGCGTACGCACCGTCGCCTTCGTCCGCTCCCGGCGCGGTGCCGAGCTGATCGCCCTGATCACGCAGGAGCGGCTCGCGGAGGTGGACCGCTCGCTGCCCGGTCGGGTCGCCGCGTACCGGGGCGGATATCTGCCCGAGGAACGCCGCGCCCTGGAACGCGCTCTGCACAACGGCGATCTGCTCGGCCTGGCCGCCACCACCGCGCTCGAACTGGGCGTGGACGTCTCCGGTCTGGATGCCGTGGTCATCGCCGGCTATCCGGGGACCCGGGCGTCCCTGTGGCAGCAGGCCGGCCGGGCGGGCCGCTCGGGGCAGGGCGCGCTCGCCGTGCTCGTGGCCCGCGACGACCCGCTCGACACCTATCTCGTGCACCACCCCGAGGCGCTCTTCGACCAGCCCGTCGAGTCCACCGTCCTCGACCCCGACAACCCCTACGTGCTCGCCCCGCACCTGTGCGCGGCCGCCGCCGAACTCCCGCTCACGGAATCCGACTTCGTGCTCTTCGGACCCGCGGCCGGCGGGCTGATGCCGCAGCTGGAGGCCGCGAACCTGCTGCGGCGGCGCGCCAAGGCATGGCACTGGACGCGTCGTGAGCGGGCCGCCGACCTCACCGACATCCGCGGCCAGGGCGGCCCGCCGGTGCAGATCGTGGAGGCCGGTACCGGGCGGCTGCTGGGCACCGTGGACGCCGCCGCCGCGCACACCACCGTCCACGACGGCGCGGTCCACCTCCACCAGGGCCGTACCCATGTCGTCCAACACCTCGACCTGGCCGACAATGTGGCGCTCGTCGAGGAGGCCAGTCCGCCCTATTCCACGACTGCCCGCGACACCACCGCGATCGCCGTCCTCGAGACCGACACGGAGATCCCGTGGGGCGAGGGCCGGCTGTGCTTCGGGTCCGTCGAGGTCACCAATCAGGTCGTCTCCTTCCTGCGCCGCAAACTGATCACCGGCGAGGTCCTGGGCGAGACCAAGCTCGATCTGCCGCCCCGTACGCTGCGCACCCGCGCGGTGTGGTGGACGGTCACCGAGGACCAACTCGATGCCGCCCGCGTCAACCCCGAGCAGCTGGGCGGCGCCCTGCACGCCGCGGAGCACGCCTCCATCGGCATGCTGCCGCTCTTCGCCACCTGCGACCGCTGGGACATCGGCGGCGTCTCGATTCCCCTCCACCCGGACACCCTGCTGCCGACCGTCTTCGTCTACGACGGCCATCCGGGCGGCGCCGGATTCGCCGAGCGCGCCTTCCACACGGCCGCCGCCTGGCTCACCGCCACCCGCGATGCCATCGTTTCCTGCGAATGCGAGGCCGGCTGCCCTTCCTGCATCCAGTCGCCCAAGTGCGGCAACGGCAACGACCCGCTCCACAAGCGGGGGGCCATCCGGTTGCTGGGCGAGCTGTTGCGCGGGGTGCCGCAGGGCACGTGA
- the bldG gene encoding anti-sigma factor antagonist BldG yields the protein MDLSLSTRTVGDRTVVEVGGEIDVYTAPKLREQLVELVNDGSYHLVVDMERVDFLDSTGLGVLVGGLKRVRAHEGSLRLVCNQERILKIFRITGLTKVFPIHTSVDEAVAATD from the coding sequence GTGGACCTGTCCCTGTCGACCCGGACCGTTGGCGACCGTACGGTCGTCGAGGTCGGTGGCGAGATTGATGTATACACCGCGCCCAAGCTGCGGGAGCAGCTGGTCGAGCTTGTGAACGACGGAAGCTACCACCTCGTGGTGGACATGGAACGTGTCGACTTCCTCGACTCCACTGGGCTCGGCGTGCTGGTCGGCGGACTCAAGCGGGTGCGTGCCCATGAGGGCTCGCTGCGCCTGGTCTGCAACCAGGAGCGCATTCTCAAGATCTTCCGTATCACCGGACTGACCAAGGTGTTCCCGATTCACACCTCGGTCGACGAAGCCGTCGCAGCTACTGACTGA
- a CDS encoding ATP-binding protein encodes MATVELRFSALPEHVRTARLVAAAVARRAGVDEAVLDEVRLAVGEACSRAVGLHESHDIEEPVRVLLIEDDKKFSIEVGDGVSGDSGTAGARGADETEGAAESDAEGEDEMGLAVISGLVDDVEVTAGKDGGLIRMTWPTATAAVLP; translated from the coding sequence ATGGCCACCGTCGAACTTCGATTCAGCGCCCTTCCCGAGCACGTTCGCACCGCACGTCTGGTCGCGGCTGCCGTGGCACGGCGCGCCGGGGTGGACGAGGCCGTGCTGGACGAGGTGCGGCTCGCCGTCGGTGAGGCGTGCAGCCGGGCCGTGGGGCTGCACGAGAGCCATGACATCGAGGAGCCCGTCCGCGTCCTGCTGATCGAGGACGACAAGAAGTTCTCGATCGAGGTGGGTGATGGCGTTTCCGGCGACTCCGGTACGGCCGGGGCGCGGGGCGCCGACGAGACCGAGGGCGCCGCGGAGAGCGACGCCGAGGGCGAGGACGAAATGGGCCTCGCCGTGATCAGTGGTCTGGTCGACGATGTCGAGGTGACCGCAGGCAAGGACGGCGGACTGATCCGCATGACCTGGCCCACCGCGACGGCTGCTGTCCTGCCGTAG
- a CDS encoding sodium-translocating pyrophosphatase: protein MAGPYTPQLLDTPTFLAGPSLTAGNRGIVLVIAVVALAALAVAAVLVRQVLAAGEGTDSMKKIAAAVQEGANAYLARQMRTLGVFAVVVFFLLMLLPADNWTQRAGRSAFFLIGAGFSAATGYIGMWLAVRSNVRVAAAAREATPAAGDTGKKDLTAVSHKAMKIAFRTGGVVGMFTVGLGLLGASCVVLVYAVDAPKVLEGFGLGAALIAMFMRVGGGIFTKAADVGADLVGKVEQGIPEDDPRNAATIADNVGDNVGDCAGMAADLFESYAVTLVAALILGMAAFGDAGLTFPLLVPAIGVLTAMVGIFVVAPRRSDRSGMTAINRGFFISAGISLVLVAIAVFTYLPSSYADLTGVTDTEVLGRSGDPRILALVAVAIGIVLAALIQQLTGYFTETNRRPVRDIGKTSLTGPATVVLAGISIGLESAVYSAVLIGLAVYGAYLLGGASIILALFAVALAGTGLLTTVGVIVAMDTFGPVSDNAQGIAEMSGDVTGDGAQVLTDLDAVGNTTKAITKGIAIATAVLAAAALFGSYRDAIATAVREIGNAASGMGLSLDISQPNNLVGLILGASVVFLFSGLAINAVSRSAGAVVFEVRRQFREHPGIMDYTEQPEYGRVVDICTKDALRELATPGLLAVLTPIAVGFSLGVGALGSFLAGAIGTGTLMAVFLANSGGAWDNAKKLVEDGHHGGKGSEAHAATIIGDTVGDPFKDTAGPAINPLLKVMNLVALLIAPAVVKFSYGQDKSVGVRIVVSALAIAVIVGSVYVSKRRGIAVGDEDNSEDPESIAKSAKTAVAS from the coding sequence ATGGCGGGGCCTTACACCCCTCAGTTGCTTGACACCCCCACTTTTCTGGCGGGGCCCTCACTTACGGCGGGCAACCGCGGCATCGTGCTGGTGATCGCCGTGGTCGCCCTGGCGGCGCTGGCTGTCGCGGCGGTGCTGGTCCGCCAAGTGCTCGCGGCCGGTGAGGGAACCGACAGTATGAAGAAGATCGCGGCGGCCGTGCAGGAGGGCGCAAATGCCTACCTGGCACGGCAGATGCGGACCCTCGGCGTATTCGCCGTCGTGGTGTTCTTCCTGCTCATGCTGCTGCCCGCGGACAATTGGACGCAGCGCGCCGGACGCAGCGCCTTCTTCTTGATCGGCGCCGGATTCTCCGCGGCCACCGGCTATATCGGCATGTGGCTCGCCGTGCGCAGCAATGTGCGTGTGGCGGCGGCCGCCCGGGAAGCCACTCCGGCCGCGGGGGACACCGGGAAAAAGGATCTTACGGCCGTCTCGCACAAGGCAATGAAGATCGCATTCCGTACCGGTGGCGTCGTCGGCATGTTCACCGTGGGGCTGGGCCTGCTCGGCGCGTCCTGCGTGGTGCTCGTGTACGCGGTCGACGCGCCCAAGGTGCTGGAGGGATTCGGTCTCGGCGCCGCGCTGATCGCGATGTTCATGAGGGTCGGCGGCGGCATCTTCACCAAGGCCGCGGACGTCGGCGCCGACCTCGTCGGCAAGGTCGAGCAGGGCATCCCCGAGGACGACCCGCGCAACGCCGCGACCATCGCGGACAACGTGGGCGACAACGTCGGTGACTGCGCCGGTATGGCGGCCGACCTCTTCGAGTCGTACGCGGTGACCCTGGTCGCCGCCCTCATCCTGGGCATGGCGGCCTTCGGTGACGCCGGGCTCACCTTCCCGCTGCTGGTCCCGGCCATCGGGGTGCTCACCGCGATGGTCGGCATCTTCGTCGTCGCGCCCCGGCGCAGCGACCGCAGCGGCATGACGGCGATCAACCGCGGTTTCTTCATCTCCGCGGGCATCTCGCTGGTGTTGGTGGCCATCGCGGTGTTCACCTACCTGCCGTCCAGCTACGCCGACCTGACCGGTGTCACCGACACCGAGGTGCTGGGCCGCAGCGGCGACCCGCGGATTCTGGCGCTGGTGGCGGTTGCCATCGGCATCGTGCTGGCCGCACTGATCCAGCAGCTGACCGGCTACTTCACCGAGACCAACCGGCGGCCCGTCAGGGACATCGGGAAGACCTCGCTGACCGGCCCGGCCACGGTCGTGCTCGCCGGCATCTCGATCGGCCTGGAGTCGGCCGTCTACTCGGCGGTGCTGATCGGCCTGGCCGTGTACGGGGCGTATCTGCTGGGCGGCGCCTCCATCATCCTGGCGCTGTTCGCGGTGGCCCTGGCCGGCACCGGCCTGCTGACCACCGTCGGCGTGATCGTGGCCATGGACACCTTCGGTCCGGTCTCCGACAACGCGCAGGGCATCGCGGAGATGTCCGGCGACGTCACCGGTGACGGCGCGCAGGTGCTGACCGACCTGGACGCGGTCGGCAACACCACCAAGGCCATCACCAAGGGCATCGCCATCGCGACCGCCGTACTGGCCGCGGCCGCGCTCTTCGGCTCGTACCGGGACGCGATCGCCACCGCCGTACGGGAGATCGGCAACGCCGCCAGCGGGATGGGGCTGAGCCTGGACATCTCGCAGCCCAACAACCTGGTCGGGCTGATCCTCGGCGCTTCGGTCGTCTTCCTGTTCTCCGGGCTGGCGATCAACGCGGTGTCGCGGTCGGCGGGAGCGGTGGTCTTCGAGGTGCGCCGGCAGTTCCGCGAGCACCCCGGGATCATGGACTACACCGAACAGCCCGAGTACGGGCGGGTCGTCGACATCTGCACCAAGGACGCGTTGCGTGAGCTGGCCACCCCCGGGCTGCTGGCGGTGCTCACCCCGATCGCGGTCGGTTTCTCGCTCGGCGTCGGCGCGCTCGGTTCGTTCCTGGCGGGCGCGATCGGCACCGGCACGCTGATGGCGGTCTTCCTCGCCAACTCCGGTGGCGCGTGGGACAACGCCAAGAAGCTCGTCGAGGACGGCCATCACGGCGGCAAGGGCAGCGAGGCGCATGCCGCGACGATCATCGGTGACACCGTGGGCGACCCGTTCAAGGACACCGCGGGACCGGCGATCAACCCGCTGCTGAAGGTCATGAACCTGGTGGCGCTGCTCATCGCGCCCGCTGTGGTGAAGTTCTCGTACGGGCAGGACAAGAGCGTCGGCGTACGGATCGTGGTCTCGGCGCTGGCGATCGCCGTCATCGTCGGTTCGGTCTACGTCTCCAAGCGGCGGGGAATCGCCGTAGGTGACGAAGACAACTCCGAAGATCCGGAAAGCATCGCCAAGTCAGCCAAGACGGCGGTGGCGTCCTAG